One region of Panicum hallii strain FIL2 unplaced genomic scaffold, PHallii_v3.1 scaffold_27, whole genome shotgun sequence genomic DNA includes:
- the LOC112878582 gene encoding ankyrin repeat domain-containing protein 17-like: MVRRGAAAVAAAAREEESSPAQRLVEAALLGDAGAVEACLQAAADPVAADVPAASRVGVARLRVRSADVALREEAPGEVLVEARELKTDVSPLFAAAHAGQAGIVRALLEAGADVNQKLFLGYATTAAARAGNIDILEMLMLAGATQETCEDALSEASLFGETEAVRILVSSEVLGSEAMAHALVIAASRGFDDIVVILLQNGADVNCMARVLLRSVKPALHANVHCTPIVAAIISRQISIVKHLIEEGSYLDSLVQVGSWSWDPVSGEELRVGTCLGEHYNAIWCAVEYYESSGEILKLLLDKAPWLLESPKKGRNLLCHAILCQNPNAVSLLLHCGANPRFPIMTVGGHVSCPMHLAARLGNAQVLKQLMVHGADVNAKTSTGDTPLMVSARAGHPDCFLELIKFGADLGIVNHEGDTAIMIAERSSFHFSVVDILMRTLNCGAGLVSSDMTLFSPLHFFARSGRAEPLLMMLHQSASDLNKLDGSGLTPVMVAAASGHVDIFRILVMAGADITIRNAEGKSLMSIIRQKSSEIRDCFEQILLQASLTNTLTGQTSFRPLHYAARIGDKSSLLQLLKMGYDPNSLDEDDFTPLMHAAASGRLDSCKILVSHGGADYSLVNERNETALSLVRRSSRSSKATEEWLLDQLSRAHVLAGEELMKHTREGKGSPHQKTVRMTKSGVLTWGTSRRRNVTCKEARFGPSMSFTKNRRSTDRSAQQLIFLVVTVTGREVHFEARCASSVEFWVRGINLIAKESTCSRPDKEAVEQA, encoded by the exons ATggtgcggcgcggggcggcggcggtggcggcggcggcgcgcgaggAGGAGTCCTCGCCGGCGCAGAGGCTCGTCGAGGCCGCGCTGCTCGGGGACGCAGGGGCCGTGGAGGCTTGCCTGCAGGCGGCCGCGGACCCGGTGGCCGCGGACGTGCCCGCCGCGAGCCGCGTCGGGGTTGCGCGCCTGCGCGTGAGGTCTGCGGACGTGGCGCTGCGGGAGGAGGCGCCGGGCGAGGTGCTCGTGGAGGCGCGGGAGCTGAAGACCGACGTCTCGCCGCTCTtcgccgccgcgcacgccggGCAAGCCGGCATCGTCCGTGCCCTCCTG GAGGCTGGAGCTGATGTTAATCAGAAGTTATTCCTAGGTTATGCAACAACAGCTGCTGCACGTGCTGGAAACATTGATATTCTAGAAATGCTTATGCTGGCGGGAGCCACCCAGGAGACTTGTGAAGATGCATTATCAGAAGCTAGTCTTTTTGGTGAGACTGAAGCAGTTCGAATCCTAGTTTCTTCAGAGGTACTTGGTTCTGAGGCTATGGCCCATGCACTAGTGATTGCTGCTTCAAGGGGCTTTGATGATATAGTGGTCATACTACTCCAG AATGGAGCTGATGTTAACTGCATGGCTCGGGTTCTCTTGAGGTCTGTTAAGCCTGCGCTCCATGCTAACGTGCACTGCACACCAATAGTGGCAGCAATTATAAGTCGGCAAATTTCCATTGTAAAACACTTGATAGAG GAAGGTTCTTACTTGGACTCTCTTGTGCAAGTTGGTTCTTGGTCTTGGGATCCTGTGTCGGGTGAAGAACTTCGTGTAGGTACATGCCTTGGTGAACATTACAACGCTATTTGGTGTGCAGTAGAATACTACGAATCCAGTGGTGAAATTCTCAAGCTACTGCTTGATAAAGCTCCTTGGTTGTTGGAATCACCAAAAAAGGGTCGAAATCTTCTTTGCCATGCCATACTCTGTCAGAACCCGAATGCAGTAAGTTTGCTTCTGCATTGTGGCGCCAATCCTAGATTTCCCATCATGACAGTTGGTGGACATGTTTCCTGTCCTATGCATTTGGCGGCAAGATTGGGTAACGCGCAAGTATTGAAACAGCTTATGGTACATGGAGCAGATGTGAACGCAAAAACCTCTACTGGGGATACTCCTCTCATGGTCTCTGCAAGGGCTGGTCATCCTGACTGTTTCCTGGAGTTGATAAAATTTGGAGCTGACCTTGGGATAGTCAACCATGAAGGAGATACCGCAATTATGATAGCTGAGAGAAGTTCATTTCACTTCTCAGTTGTCGACATTCTCATGAGAACATTGAACTGTGGAGCAGGCCTTGTTTCATCTGATATGACTCTCTTCTCCCCGCTACACTTCTTTGCCAGAAGTGGGCGTGCAGAACCTCTTCTAATGATGCTACATCAGTCAGCTTCAGATTTAAACAAGCTTGATGGTTCAGGGCTCACTCCTGTTATGGTTGCTGCCGCGTCAGGTCATGTTGATATTTTCAGGATCTTAGTGATGGCGGGGGCAGATATCACAATCAGAAATGCAGAAGGGAAATCTCTTATGTCAATTATTCGACAAAAATCTTCAGAGATTAGAGATTGCTTTGAACAGATCTTGCTCCAAGCTTCACTTACCAACACACTCACTGGCCAAACATCATTCAGACCTCTGCATTACGCAGCTCGAATCGGCGACAAGTCATCTTTACTGCAACTTCTGAAAATGGGCTATGATCCCAATTCACTGGATGAAGATGACTTCACCCCTCTGATGCATGCAGCTGCTTCCGGCAGGCTAGACTCGTGCAAAATATTGGTATCACACGGAGGGGCAGATTACAGTCTTGTGAATGAAAGAAATGAGACAGCCCTATCGTTAGTAAGGAGGAGCAGTAGATCCAGCAAAGCAACAGAAGAGTGGTTGCTGGATCAACTTTCGCGTGCTCATGTTCTTGCTGGGGAGGAGCTGATGAAACACACACGAGAAGGGAAGGGCTCACCTCACCAAAAGACCGTGCGCATGACAAAATCTGGCGTGCTGACTTGGGGAACCTCTCGCAGAAGGAATGTGACATGCAAGGAGGCAAGATTTGGGCCAAGTATGAGCTTCACGAAGAACAGGAGGAGCACAGACAGATCTGCGCAGCAGCTGATCTTTCTGGTTGTGACAGTGACAGGCAGAGAGGTCCATTTTGAGGCCCGTTGTGCTTCCAGTGTGGAATTCTGGGTCAGAGGGATCAATCTCATTGCAAAAGAGTCCACATGTTCAAGGCCAGATAAAGAGGCAGTGGAACAAGCATAG
- the LOC112878583 gene encoding uncharacterized protein LOC112878583: MVCIEFRPNTEWLFGSDRSGFNPRLISAIPSLLRPRNETWPLTLRNGIGWRREAMAKAQRRDTATTASATATASATATASRSTPTLSAPFSPPPVAAGSCVRAAGTPSRPGRRPARRTTSAAGGSPAGYAYGAGGPLLGMVPPGGSWARDGRAPAAWAGGDLRRTPPAWVVFVCGSSRQPGLAEVWMRRTAASSFYDV; the protein is encoded by the exons ATGGTTTGTATCGAATTTCGACCCAATACGGAATGGTTGTTCGGTTCAGACCGGTCAGGTTTCAATCCGCGGCTCATCTCGGCCATTCCATCCCTGCTGCGGCCCCGGAATGAAACTTGGCCTCTTACCCTGCGGAACGGAATCGGTTGGCGGCGCGAGGCGATGGCGAAGGCGCAGCGGCGAGACACGGCAACCACCGcgtcggcgacggcgaccgcgtcggcgacggcgaccgCATCCCGTTCGACACCCACGCTCTCCGCCCCTTTCTCACCG CCGCCGGTGGCAGCTGGCAGCTGCGTCCGTGCGGCAGGAACGCCGTCGCGGCCAGGCAGGAGGCCAGCGCGGAGGACGACGAGCGCCGCGGGGGGCTCTCCTGCCGGGTACGCGTACGGCGCCGGTGGACCCCTGCTGGGCATGGTGCCACCCGGTGGGTCGTGGGCGCGGGATGGTCGGGCCCCGGCGGCCTGGGCAGGGGGCGATCTGCGGAGGACCCCGCCGGCCTGGGTGGTGTTCGTGTGTGGAAGCAGCAGGCAGCCTGGTCTGGCGGAAGTCTGGATGCGGCGGACGGCGGCTTCTTCTTTTTATGATGTGTGA